Proteins encoded together in one Carya illinoinensis cultivar Pawnee chromosome 3, C.illinoinensisPawnee_v1, whole genome shotgun sequence window:
- the LOC122304799 gene encoding probable lactoylglutathione lyase, chloroplastic: MVRIIPMASTIRPSLSSLRLPLLRCSSLSYHNPSRRLALLHLGSAVPQSQFFGLKAAKLLRGEGNGMGMATAGNAAQASTAATQENVLEWVKKDKRRMLHVVYRVGDLDKTIKFYTECLGMKLLRKRDIPEERYTNAFLGYGPEDSHFVIELTYNYGVDKYDIGAGFGHFGIAVEDVAKTVELIKAKGGKVTREPGPVKGGSTVIAFIEDFDGYKFELLERGPTPEPLCQVMLRVGDLDRSINFYEKAFGMELLRTRDNPEYKYTIAMLGYGPEDKNAVLELTYNYGVTEYEKGNAYAQIAIGTDDVYRTAEAVKLVGGKITREPGPLPGISTKITACLDPDGWKTVFVDNVDFLKELE; this comes from the exons ATGGTGAGGATAATTCCCATGGCTTCTACGATTCGCCCTTCTCTCTCCTCGCTTAGACTGCCTCTCCTGCGCTGCTCTTCTCTCTCTTACCACAACCCCTCTCGCCGTCTCGCTCTCTTGCATCTTGGTAGCG CTGTTCCACAGTCACAGTTCTTTGGTCTGAAAGCTGCTAAGCTGTTGAGAGGAGAGGGTAATGGCATGGGGATGGCCACAGCTGGAAATGCTGCCCAAGCAAGTACTGCTGCTACCCAAGAAAATGTCCTAGAGTGGGTTAAGAAAGACAAGCGAAGGATGCTCCATGTTGTTTACCGGGTTGGAGACCTGGACAAAACCATAAA ATTCTACACAGAGTGCCTGGGGATGAAACTGCTGCGGAAACGGGACATTCCAGAGGAGAGATACACAAATGCCTTTCTTGGATATGGGCCTGAAGATTCTCACTTTGTTATCGAACTCACTTACA ATTATGGAGTTGACAAGTATGATATTGGAGCTGGATTTGGCCACTTTGGCATTGCTGTTGAAGAT GTTGCCAAGACTGTGGAACTCATAAAGGCTAAGGGTGGAAAAGTAACCCGAGAACCTGGTCCTGTCAAAGGTGGCAGTACAGTGATTGCATTTATTGAGGACTTTGATGGGTACAAATTTGAACTTTTGGAGAGAGGACCTACTCCTGAGCCCTTGTGTCAAGTAATGCTTCGTGTAGGTGATCTTGATCGTTCGATAAATTTTTATGAGAAG GCCTTTGGCATGGAACTTCTTCGCACACGTGATAATCCAGAGTATAAG TATACAATCGCAATGTTGGGTTATGGGCCCGAAGATAAAAATGCTGTTCTGGAATTGACATACAACTATGGAGTCACCGAATATGAAAAGGGGAACGCTTATGCTCAG ATTGCAATAGGCACAGATGATGTTTATAGAACTGCAGAAGCTGTTAAACTCGTAGGGGGAAAGATTACACGGGAACCTGGACCATTACCGGGTATCAGCACTAAGATTACTGCATGCTTGGATCCTGATGGTTGGAAGACG